The Oikeobacillus pervagus genome contains a region encoding:
- a CDS encoding FAD:protein FMN transferase — translation MQTFSINIMNTNFYFIVSNCCFPDWQEQIISWLSYVEKEWSRFHEHNELAKLNQLPKGGMIQLSVPLYDVLKKANDYFTRTGGLFSPYLKRQMEENGYTKSFPFTFSPSKRIEEKTIEAQPFIFLKDKIVLKNTIEEVDLGGFAKGYVVERIATWLKNFGKATFGLVDGGGDIRVWSDGEKEWTIGLAHPILEGKEIGAIRMKNGAVATSNRLYRSWTDGYKRKHHILNGISGEPAVTDIIQATVVTRNLLEGEVAAKMCFLLKEEKQDHWFRENFPTCKRYIVKEGDCRVKSFD, via the coding sequence ATGCAGACTTTTTCAATTAATATAATGAATACTAACTTTTATTTCATCGTTTCCAATTGTTGCTTTCCAGATTGGCAGGAACAGATCATCTCGTGGCTTTCTTACGTTGAAAAAGAATGGTCAAGATTTCATGAACATAATGAATTGGCCAAGTTAAACCAATTACCAAAAGGGGGTATGATCCAACTTTCTGTCCCTCTTTATGATGTATTAAAAAAGGCCAATGACTATTTTACGCGAACGGGGGGACTTTTTTCTCCGTATTTAAAGCGGCAGATGGAGGAGAATGGTTACACGAAATCCTTTCCATTCACCTTTTCTCCCTCTAAAAGAATAGAAGAAAAAACGATAGAGGCTCAACCCTTTATTTTTTTAAAAGATAAGATAGTTTTAAAAAATACTATAGAAGAAGTCGACTTAGGAGGATTTGCGAAAGGATATGTTGTGGAAAGAATCGCTACCTGGTTAAAAAACTTTGGCAAAGCAACATTCGGACTAGTGGATGGTGGGGGGGACATCAGAGTGTGGTCAGACGGTGAGAAGGAGTGGACAATTGGATTGGCTCATCCCATCCTAGAAGGGAAAGAAATAGGGGCCATCCGAATGAAAAATGGAGCAGTGGCTACTTCGAATCGATTATATCGAAGTTGGACAGATGGATATAAACGAAAACATCATATATTAAATGGGATATCTGGTGAACCTGCCGTGACGGATATTATTCAGGCGACCGTTGTGACACGAAATCTTTTGGAAGGAGAGGTGGCGGCTAAGATGTGCTTTTTATTGAAAGAAGAAAAGCAAGATCATTGGTTTCGTGAGAACTTCCCTACTTGCAAACGTTATATTGTCAAGGAAGGGGATTGTAGAGTTAAATCATTTGATTAG
- a CDS encoding copper amine oxidase N-terminal domain-containing protein, with protein sequence MLMMLVLVFSIGSINGFPIVHADDDDDDEKYYEHHDDEKYYKRKWKEKEHRDDEKYYKKEKWKEEEDHDDDDDYGEDGGDRKTSHWYLWDRELSTYKGSLPFIEPKTITLKKRQSKEPLSIYIVPSQGELFIPGKEVSTFLGAKTNFYKTSRILEVKQGETELISRAGSNVIYENRTKTPMPAKATYIHGDVYLPISVLANGLGYSVEWNEKEQVMNLQKMIQ encoded by the coding sequence ATGCTAATGATGTTAGTCCTCGTATTTTCCATCGGTTCAATTAATGGGTTTCCTATTGTACATGCAGATGATGACGATGATGATGAGAAATACTATGAGCATCACGATGATGAAAAGTATTACAAAAGAAAATGGAAAGAGAAAGAACATCGCGATGATGAAAAGTATTACAAAAAAGAAAAATGGAAAGAGGAAGAGGATCACGATGATGATGATGACTATGGCGAAGATGGGGGTGATAGAAAAACAAGTCACTGGTACTTATGGGATCGTGAATTATCGACATATAAAGGGAGTTTACCATTTATAGAGCCCAAGACCATTACATTAAAAAAACGTCAATCAAAAGAACCACTATCGATTTATATTGTTCCTTCACAAGGAGAATTATTCATTCCTGGAAAAGAAGTAAGTACCTTTTTAGGAGCGAAAACAAATTTTTATAAAACGAGTCGAATCCTTGAAGTAAAGCAGGGAGAGACAGAATTAATTTCTCGAGCAGGATCGAATGTGATTTATGAAAATAGGACGAAAACCCCAATGCCAGCTAAAGCTACCTATATTCATGGGGATGTGTATCTTCCAATTAGTGTGTTGGCAAATGGTCTAGGATATTCTGTTGAGTGGAATGAAAAAGAGCAAGTGATGAATTTACAAAAAATGATTCAATGA
- a CDS encoding rhodanese-like domain-containing protein, with translation MEMIQVITPEELKSKLASGEKLNLIDVREDVEVAEGMIHSAVHIPMMEIPTSLDKLKKEEEYIVICRSGRRSENVCYYLQEQGYKVRNMIGGMLEWTGDTKPKY, from the coding sequence ATGGAAATGATTCAAGTCATCACACCGGAGGAGTTAAAAAGCAAATTAGCTTCTGGAGAAAAATTAAATTTAATAGATGTTCGCGAAGACGTAGAAGTAGCAGAAGGGATGATCCATAGCGCCGTTCATATCCCAATGATGGAAATTCCCACATCACTCGACAAGCTAAAAAAAGAAGAAGAATATATCGTTATTTGCCGGTCAGGTCGTCGCAGTGAAAATGTCTGTTACTATTTACAAGAACAAGGATATAAGGTGCGAAATATGATCGGCGGCATGCTAGAGTGGACAGGCGATACAAAACCGAAATATTGA
- the leuS gene encoding leucine--tRNA ligase, whose translation MSFDHKQVEKKWQQYWEENQTFKTTEDKDKPNFYGLDMFPYPSGVGLHVGHPEGYTATDILSRMKRMQGYNVLHPMGWDAFGLPAEQYALDTGNDPAEFTEKNIRTFKRQIKSLGFSYDWDREINTTNPEYYKWTQWIFLKLYEKGLAYVDEVPVNWCPALGTVLANEEVIDGKSERGGHPVERRPMRQWVLRITKYADRLLEDLDELDWPESIKDMQRNWIGRSEGAEVTFKIEGYEDTFTVFTTRPDTLFGATYAVLAPEHPLVDKITTKEQKEAVQNYIDQIKSKSDLERTDLAKDKTGVFTGTYAINPLNGEKMPIWIADYVLMSYGTGSIMSVPAHDERDYEFAKKFHLPIKEVVAGGNIEKEAYTGEGEHINSEFLNGLNKEEAIEKMIAWLEEKGIGTKKITYRLRDWLFSRQRYWGEPIPVIHWEDGTTTAVPEEELPLMLPVTTEIKPSGTGESPLANISEWVNVVDPKTGKKGRRETNTMPQWAGSCWYHLRYIDPKNSEAIADPEKLKAWLPIDMYIGGAEHAVLHLLYARFWHKFLYDIGVVPTKEPFQKLYNQGMILGENNEKMSKSKGNVVNPDEVVESHGADTLRLYEMFMGPLDASVAWSTSGLDGARRFLDRIWRLYVNEQGELSDKITDQGQELEKVYHQTVKKVTEDYEALHFNTAISQMMVFVNEGYKATSIPRPFAEGFVKLLSPIAPHLAEELWEKLGGTETITYEQWPTYDESKLIDDVVEVVIQVNGKVRAKIKMSKEASREEMEQMAKENEKVKEQIEGKTIRKVIAVPRKLVNIVAN comes from the coding sequence ATGAGCTTTGATCATAAGCAAGTCGAGAAAAAATGGCAGCAATATTGGGAAGAGAATCAAACATTTAAAACAACGGAGGATAAAGATAAACCGAATTTCTATGGATTAGATATGTTTCCATATCCTTCAGGTGTAGGGTTGCATGTAGGACATCCAGAGGGGTATACAGCAACAGATATTTTATCCCGTATGAAACGGATGCAAGGGTATAATGTTCTTCATCCGATGGGGTGGGATGCATTCGGTCTTCCTGCGGAGCAATATGCCCTTGATACAGGAAATGATCCGGCTGAATTTACGGAGAAAAATATCAGAACATTTAAACGTCAAATTAAATCTTTAGGATTTTCTTATGACTGGGATCGAGAAATTAATACAACGAACCCGGAATATTACAAATGGACTCAGTGGATTTTCTTAAAATTATATGAAAAAGGGCTAGCCTATGTAGATGAAGTTCCCGTAAACTGGTGTCCGGCACTTGGAACAGTTTTAGCTAATGAAGAAGTAATTGATGGAAAGAGTGAACGGGGCGGACATCCTGTTGAACGTCGTCCGATGAGACAATGGGTTTTAAGAATTACAAAATACGCTGATAGATTATTAGAAGATTTAGACGAATTGGATTGGCCAGAAAGTATTAAAGATATGCAACGGAACTGGATTGGTCGTTCAGAAGGAGCCGAAGTGACCTTCAAGATTGAAGGCTATGAAGATACATTTACTGTTTTTACGACTCGACCAGATACTTTATTCGGGGCAACATATGCTGTCTTGGCACCTGAACATCCACTTGTTGACAAAATTACAACAAAAGAACAAAAAGAAGCAGTACAAAACTATATCGATCAAATTAAATCAAAAAGCGATCTAGAGCGGACCGATCTAGCCAAAGATAAAACAGGTGTATTCACTGGTACGTACGCAATCAATCCTCTCAATGGAGAGAAGATGCCGATTTGGATTGCAGACTATGTATTAATGAGCTATGGAACAGGCTCCATTATGTCCGTACCTGCCCATGATGAGCGCGACTATGAATTTGCTAAGAAATTTCATTTACCAATTAAAGAAGTTGTGGCCGGTGGGAATATTGAAAAAGAAGCTTACACTGGTGAAGGAGAACATATTAATTCTGAATTCCTTAATGGCTTAAATAAAGAAGAAGCTATTGAGAAAATGATCGCTTGGTTAGAGGAAAAAGGAATTGGAACGAAAAAGATTACCTACCGTTTACGTGACTGGTTATTTAGTCGTCAACGTTATTGGGGAGAACCGATTCCAGTCATCCATTGGGAAGATGGCACAACAACAGCCGTACCTGAAGAAGAATTACCATTAATGTTACCAGTTACAACGGAAATTAAGCCAAGTGGGACTGGTGAATCGCCATTGGCTAATATTTCTGAGTGGGTCAATGTTGTAGATCCTAAAACAGGTAAAAAAGGTCGCCGTGAAACAAATACGATGCCACAATGGGCGGGAAGCTGTTGGTATCATTTACGCTATATTGATCCGAAAAATAGTGAAGCGATCGCTGATCCAGAAAAATTAAAAGCATGGTTACCGATTGATATGTATATCGGTGGGGCAGAGCATGCTGTTCTACATCTATTATATGCACGATTCTGGCATAAATTTTTGTATGATATTGGGGTTGTTCCAACGAAAGAACCATTTCAAAAATTATATAACCAAGGAATGATTCTTGGAGAAAATAATGAAAAAATGAGTAAATCGAAGGGGAATGTCGTGAACCCGGATGAAGTCGTTGAAAGCCATGGTGCAGATACATTGCGACTATATGAAATGTTTATGGGGCCATTAGATGCATCTGTTGCCTGGAGTACATCTGGCCTTGATGGAGCACGGCGTTTCTTAGATCGGATCTGGCGTTTGTACGTAAATGAACAAGGGGAATTAAGTGATAAGATAACTGATCAAGGACAGGAGCTTGAAAAAGTTTACCATCAAACGGTGAAAAAGGTGACAGAAGACTATGAAGCCTTACATTTTAATACGGCTATTTCACAAATGATGGTGTTTGTGAATGAAGGGTATAAAGCGACATCGATTCCAAGACCATTTGCAGAAGGTTTTGTGAAATTGTTATCCCCTATAGCTCCTCATCTTGCCGAAGAACTTTGGGAAAAACTTGGGGGAACTGAAACCATTACTTATGAACAATGGCCAACATATGATGAATCTAAATTGATTGACGATGTTGTGGAAGTGGTCATTCAAGTAAATGGAAAAGTCCGCGCCAAAATTAAAATGTCGAAAGAAGCAAGCCGTGAAGAAATGGAACAAATGGCGAAAGAAAATGAAAAAGTCAAAGAACAAATCGAAGGCAAGACAATTCGCAAAGTGATCGCAGTTCCTAGAAAGCTTGTTAATATCGTTGCAAATTAA